From the genome of Candidatus Nitrosocosmicus oleophilus, one region includes:
- a CDS encoding NAD(P)/FAD-dependent oxidoreductase, whose translation MSVEEYEVIIVGAGPSGLSAGIFVARQRTKCLVISKDLGGQMNLIPKLENYPGTMMSSGPLLAKTLENQYLTFNGEMTFDTVEKVDQVEGSTDLRVKTGRSEYLTKSLILAPGKVPNNLGVENEIQFQNKGVHYCTKCDAPFYQGRTTATVGVGGYLLESGILLSRMASKVYLIYRGGQLGGDRDMIESIKKKNNVELIPNSMVTLVSGNNSLQQIQIKDNAGVEKMINVDGLFVEMGSKINLDFVKHLIKLNTKGEIEVSDGGKTSHPAIFASGDATNIPYKQIVAACGDGAAAGISAFNYVEKLKGKPGIRSDWKKTIGDTVFHY comes from the coding sequence TTGTCAGTAGAAGAGTATGAAGTTATAATAGTAGGGGCAGGTCCCTCTGGACTTTCAGCGGGCATATTTGTGGCAAGACAGAGGACGAAATGCCTTGTGATTTCAAAGGATTTAGGCGGACAAATGAATTTGATTCCTAAACTCGAGAATTATCCAGGAACCATGATGTCAAGCGGCCCTCTACTTGCTAAAACATTGGAAAATCAATATTTGACGTTCAATGGGGAGATGACTTTCGATACTGTGGAAAAGGTCGATCAAGTCGAAGGAAGTACTGACTTGAGGGTAAAAACTGGGCGTTCTGAATATCTTACAAAATCATTAATTCTTGCCCCTGGTAAAGTTCCAAATAATTTAGGTGTCGAGAATGAAATCCAATTTCAAAACAAAGGTGTTCATTATTGTACAAAATGTGACGCTCCATTTTATCAAGGTAGAACTACCGCGACTGTAGGAGTCGGTGGATACCTTTTAGAATCAGGAATCTTGTTGTCTAGAATGGCATCAAAAGTTTACCTAATTTACCGAGGTGGTCAGCTTGGAGGAGATAGGGATATGATTGAATCAATCAAGAAGAAAAATAACGTGGAACTAATCCCTAATAGCATGGTGACTCTAGTTTCAGGTAACAACTCGTTGCAGCAAATTCAAATCAAAGACAATGCTGGTGTAGAAAAAATGATAAATGTTGATGGTTTATTTGTTGAAATGGGATCAAAGATAAATCTAGATTTTGTAAAGCATCTTATAAAACTTAACACCAAAGGTGAAATCGAGGTTAGTGATGGAGGAAAGACCTCTCACCCTGCTATTTTTGCTTCTGGCGATGCAACTAACATTCCTTATAAGCAGATCGTAGCTGCATGCGGTGACGGGGCAGCTGCAGGGATTTCTGCATTTAATTACGTTGAAAAATTAAAAGGAAAGCCGGGTATCCGTTCAGATTGGAAGAAAACTATAGGCGATACAGTGTTCCATTACTAG
- a CDS encoding Lrp/AsnC ligand binding domain-containing protein produces MSEAYVLLNVNYKKQSSVIDHIKQLSTVKAVKSVYGIYDLVIIFESDNLQQVKSEIDEKLPLIDGVDNMTTLISVS; encoded by the coding sequence TTGAGTGAAGCCTATGTATTATTGAATGTTAATTATAAGAAACAATCCAGTGTAATAGATCATATAAAACAGTTATCTACAGTAAAGGCAGTTAAATCTGTATACGGAATTTATGATCTAGTGATCATTTTTGAATCGGATAATTTGCAACAAGTGAAGAGCGAAATAGACGAAAAGTTACCACTTATTGACGGAGTAGATAACATGACAACATTGATATCTGTTTCATAA
- a CDS encoding sugar phosphate isomerase/epimerase family protein codes for MTFSYSITLSSFLNIQKNEIETLENLCRLGLTEVEVYGEPDDMDWDHLKDLLNSFDIKVIGVTGMWGRSSSNGWKRRLLSNDKSILKYSEDYVLKCIKLCNYFGGNRINLCLFSDPIYSFDVTHRNVKPNHKTTVLSSCVPLLNRLLKIARDVDVSLMVEPLNRYSTPYCSTYLDATPLIEKCNDLELMLDTFHMNIEEDSFEDTILNSQHILSHMHFADNNRKMPGFGHIDFDIIVKTLKKISYKGKISFEPTISNKNYFPAVNFGLEHVKKLDLKY; via the coding sequence ATGACATTTTCATACTCTATTACTTTATCTTCGTTTCTGAATATACAAAAAAACGAGATAGAAACCTTAGAAAACCTTTGCCGATTAGGTTTGACTGAAGTGGAAGTGTATGGAGAACCAGATGATATGGATTGGGATCATCTTAAGGATCTTCTAAATTCATTTGACATAAAAGTAATAGGAGTTACTGGGATGTGGGGTAGGTCGAGTTCAAACGGTTGGAAAAGGCGTCTTCTAAGTAACGATAAATCAATACTGAAATATTCTGAAGATTATGTGCTAAAGTGCATTAAATTATGTAATTATTTTGGAGGAAATCGAATTAATCTGTGTTTGTTTTCAGATCCAATTTATTCTTTTGACGTAACTCATAGGAACGTTAAACCAAATCACAAGACTACTGTGTTGTCTAGTTGTGTCCCTTTATTGAACCGGCTTTTAAAAATTGCTAGAGATGTAGATGTCTCTTTGATGGTAGAACCACTTAATCGATATTCAACACCCTACTGTAGTACTTATTTAGACGCAACACCGCTAATCGAAAAATGTAATGATTTAGAACTCATGCTAGATACTTTTCATATGAACATAGAGGAAGATTCTTTTGAGGATACAATTCTAAATTCACAGCATATTCTTTCTCATATGCACTTTGCTGATAATAACAGGAAAATGCCAGGATTTGGCCATATTGATTTTGATATAATTGTAAAAACCTTAAAAAAAATTTCATATAAGGGCAAGATTAGTTTTGAACCCACAATCTCAAACAAAAATTACTTTCCTGCTGTTAATTTTGGATTAGAGCATGTAAAAAAACTTGATTTGAAATATTAA
- a CDS encoding nucleotide pyrophosphatase/phosphodiesterase family protein gives MTNNNNKSSKYFVILDIVGLGVSHISSASQDYPNISSLLGNDGEYGYMKPVFPSVTCSVQASILTGKYPKEHGIISNGFFDRENLQTLFWEQSTNLVQAEKIWDTIKAKNDVLKTALLFWQNSMYSNNDYVVTPRPIHLENGQMDMWCYSKPVNYYEEISKEIGGFNLMNYWGPFSSIKSSEWITKSVQYTIKNHRPNLLYAYFPQLDYTAQKFGYSSPQVTDDLKQIDNCVGNIIEKVKEAGIFDETHFLLISEYGFNDVKNAIPINRILREKGLLQVRTINGKEYIDYEYSEAFAMVDHQVAHVYMNTSNKIDKQKIKIAIEDINGIHMVCDEKEKQNLHIDHARSGELIAIAEKDKWFSYYWWYDDQKIKNSNPDDTKNNEIEKAPSFTKTVDIHRKPGYDPLDLFIDPKRKCISTDTSLIRGSHGRPFSIESGEGLSAFVSNKKIEHIDKEIFDGHPVINCLDIFEIVRKNFV, from the coding sequence TTGACAAACAACAATAATAAAAGTTCAAAATATTTTGTTATTTTAGATATTGTAGGATTAGGGGTTTCACATATTTCTTCGGCATCTCAGGATTATCCTAATATCTCAAGTTTGCTTGGGAACGACGGTGAATATGGATATATGAAGCCTGTGTTTCCGTCTGTAACATGTTCCGTCCAGGCAAGTATTTTGACTGGAAAATATCCAAAGGAACATGGAATTATTTCAAATGGTTTTTTTGATAGAGAAAACTTACAGACCTTATTCTGGGAGCAATCTACTAATCTTGTTCAGGCTGAAAAAATTTGGGATACTATAAAAGCCAAAAATGATGTCCTCAAGACAGCCCTTTTATTCTGGCAAAACTCTATGTATTCAAATAATGACTACGTTGTTACCCCTCGTCCTATCCATTTAGAAAACGGACAGATGGACATGTGGTGTTATTCTAAACCAGTAAACTATTATGAGGAAATAAGCAAAGAAATTGGCGGATTTAATCTGATGAATTATTGGGGTCCGTTTTCTTCTATAAAGTCCTCTGAATGGATAACGAAATCTGTTCAATACACCATCAAAAACCATCGCCCAAACTTGTTGTACGCTTACTTTCCACAACTTGATTATACTGCTCAGAAATTTGGTTATTCTAGCCCCCAAGTAACAGATGATTTAAAGCAAATCGATAATTGCGTCGGTAATATTATAGAAAAGGTTAAGGAAGCAGGTATTTTTGATGAAACTCATTTTCTCTTGATTTCTGAGTATGGATTTAATGATGTAAAAAATGCGATACCAATAAATAGAATTTTAAGAGAGAAGGGATTGCTCCAAGTAAGAACCATTAACGGAAAAGAATATATCGACTATGAATATAGTGAAGCCTTTGCAATGGTAGATCATCAAGTAGCACATGTTTACATGAATACAAGTAACAAGATAGATAAACAGAAGATTAAAATTGCGATAGAAGATATCAACGGAATCCATATGGTTTGTGATGAGAAAGAAAAACAAAACCTTCACATAGATCATGCAAGGAGTGGAGAACTCATTGCCATAGCGGAAAAGGACAAATGGTTTAGTTACTACTGGTGGTATGATGACCAGAAAATCAAGAACTCAAATCCTGATGATACTAAAAATAATGAAATTGAAAAAGCACCTAGCTTTACTAAAACAGTTGATATTCACAGAAAACCAGGATATGACCCTCTAGATTTATTCATCGACCCTAAAAGAAAATGCATCTCGACAGATACTAGCCTGATCAGAGGATCCCATGGAAGACCATTCAGCATTGAATCAGGGGAGGGCTTGTCTGCATTCGTATCAAACAAGAAAATAGAACATATTGATAAAGAAATTTTCGACGGACATCCTGTAATCAATTGTTTGGATATTTTTGAAATAGTAAGAAAGAACTTTGTTTAA
- a CDS encoding UbiA family prenyltransferase codes for MLQNPYLKLFRISNVFTIPPDIIVGFLAVALSINPSIGYNISDLVILIFSSIFLYLGGMVSNDLFDIRVDRLERPTRPLPSGKIRKTNALLLAILMFSLGIILASFVNLSAVGISMLLIIGILSYNYRIKNGFFRPYLMAGIRALNVLYGASFVFDLSSNSTVENGSLLMSNTGFNSSLLLALASFAVYFHVFVLTSLSKNETTREFLIVKNALNIQRIQITYLIFLLITLSLAIILVPLKLDFLIFILLFLFLINLLFGKASKMDRSRGEFMMRFLVKYMLILLIMLDSAFIAGEVGLLPGSIVALLTIPCIVLGRWISMT; via the coding sequence ATGTTACAAAATCCTTATCTAAAACTCTTCCGTATTTCTAATGTTTTTACAATTCCACCAGATATTATCGTAGGTTTTTTAGCAGTTGCCCTTAGCATAAATCCATCAATAGGTTACAATATTTCAGATCTCGTGATCCTGATTTTTTCATCCATATTTTTATACCTTGGTGGTATGGTCTCAAATGATCTATTTGATATCAGGGTAGATAGACTTGAGCGACCAACTAGACCTTTACCCTCAGGCAAAATAAGAAAAACAAATGCACTATTACTTGCCATCCTCATGTTTAGCCTGGGAATAATCCTAGCATCATTTGTAAATCTTTCGGCTGTTGGAATCTCGATGTTACTTATTATAGGCATATTATCATATAACTATCGAATCAAGAATGGCTTTTTCAGACCATATTTGATGGCGGGAATACGAGCATTAAACGTTCTGTATGGTGCAAGCTTTGTTTTTGATTTGTCAAGCAATAGCACAGTTGAAAACGGAAGTCTTTTGATGTCTAATACAGGTTTTAACTCTTCTCTATTACTTGCCTTGGCATCCTTTGCTGTATATTTTCATGTCTTTGTCCTTACCTCTCTTAGCAAAAACGAAACAACCAGAGAATTCTTAATAGTCAAAAATGCCCTAAATATTCAAAGAATCCAAATTACGTATCTTATCTTTTTGCTTATCACTTTATCTTTAGCAATTATTTTGGTCCCATTAAAATTGGATTTTCTAATTTTTATTTTATTATTCTTGTTCTTGATCAATTTACTTTTCGGTAAAGCCTCCAAAATGGATCGCAGCCGGGGTGAGTTTATGATGAGATTCTTGGTCAAATACATGCTAATTCTCCTCATAATGCTAGATTCAGCATTTATAGCAGGCGAAGTTGGCCTGCTGCCGGGGTCAATTGTAGCATTACTTACAATTCCGTGCATAGTACTCGGTAGATGGATAAGCATGACATAA
- a CDS encoding sugar phosphate isomerase/epimerase family protein, producing MKFAFSTNAFTNYSLTRSIEEISKIGYQGVEIMCDVPHAYPPNLNENKINEIKNSLSRNKLQISNLNAFTLFGLGDTYHPSWIENDKDARELRIKHTIDCINLAEKLGAKNISVEPGGPIEMSTSRNKYLELFASGIRSVLPQAEKKQIKVLIEPEPELLLESSTEFMDFMKEFDSEYLKLNFDIGHFYCVNEDPSALILKLQNFIEHFHMADIKNRKHFHLIPGHGSIDFRTAFAKMDEIGYDGYVTVELYPYKENPIGAALESMNYINSI from the coding sequence GTGAAGTTTGCCTTTAGTACTAATGCCTTTACCAATTATTCACTAACCCGATCGATAGAGGAAATCTCCAAAATAGGCTATCAAGGTGTCGAAATAATGTGTGACGTGCCCCATGCCTACCCGCCAAATTTGAATGAAAATAAAATTAATGAGATTAAGAATTCATTAAGTCGCAATAAGTTACAAATTTCAAACCTAAATGCTTTTACTTTATTTGGATTAGGCGATACCTATCATCCTTCTTGGATAGAAAATGATAAAGATGCTCGCGAGCTCCGCATAAAACATACAATAGATTGCATTAATCTAGCTGAAAAACTTGGCGCAAAAAATATTTCAGTGGAACCAGGAGGACCGATTGAAATGTCTACAAGCAGAAACAAGTATTTGGAACTTTTTGCGAGCGGTATAAGGTCTGTCCTCCCACAAGCAGAGAAAAAACAAATAAAAGTTTTGATTGAACCAGAACCAGAATTGTTGCTAGAATCTTCAACTGAATTTATGGATTTTATGAAGGAATTTGATTCTGAATATTTGAAATTAAATTTTGATATTGGTCATTTTTACTGTGTTAATGAGGATCCTAGCGCTTTGATTCTCAAGTTGCAAAACTTTATTGAACATTTTCATATGGCCGATATAAAAAACCGAAAGCATTTCCATCTGATCCCTGGACATGGATCGATTGATTTTAGAACCGCTTTTGCAAAAATGGACGAAATAGGCTATGATGGTTATGTTACTGTTGAACTATATCCTTATAAGGAAAACCCCATTGGTGCTGCTTTAGAATCAATGAACTACATTAATTCAATTTAG
- a CDS encoding 6-bladed beta-propeller translates to MNSLVLLVLLIPAVGGSLILSDYDDIYAQSTDFQLPSLSFNNPYSDMPTNMQNSLSELGDIDEEVDSQVNEIIKPTFQNPIEKSETKDNQDEGSPANQETETGIGGNDLDTPTPTPTTTSGSGGGAGDVYVVDYSNIRIQKFDTQGDFISKWGAKGKADGQFGVPHGVDVDKDGNVYVVDMDNNNVQKFDSEGNFLFKWGSMGTGDGQFMHPHTIKLDSVGNSYVSDMANFNIQKFDSEGNFLFKWGSMGTGDGQFNAPEGVAIDSLDNIYVTDTDNNNVQKFDSEGNFISKWGITGENEGQFKKPAGLDIDKNDNIYVVDAGNSRIQKFDTEGNFLSAWGSKGPGNGQLASPHDVAVDSDGNVYVVEQLNYRVQKFDSNGEFLSTWGSQGSNNDQFLDPHSIVVS, encoded by the coding sequence GTGAATAGTCTGGTTTTATTGGTTCTTCTTATTCCTGCAGTAGGTGGAAGTTTGATCTTATCTGATTATGATGATATTTATGCTCAAAGTACGGATTTTCAACTACCTTCTTTATCCTTTAATAATCCATATTCTGATATGCCAACAAACATGCAGAATTCACTTTCAGAACTTGGTGATATTGATGAAGAGGTAGATTCTCAGGTTAACGAAATAATAAAACCAACGTTTCAGAACCCGATAGAAAAATCTGAAACCAAGGATAATCAAGATGAAGGCTCACCTGCGAATCAGGAAACCGAGACTGGAATTGGTGGCAATGACCTTGATACACCTACTCCTACTCCTACTACTACCAGTGGTAGTGGTGGCGGTGCTGGCGATGTATATGTAGTAGATTACAGCAATATTAGAATCCAGAAATTTGATACTCAAGGTGACTTTATCTCAAAGTGGGGTGCAAAAGGTAAGGCAGACGGTCAGTTCGGAGTACCTCATGGAGTAGATGTAGACAAAGATGGGAATGTTTATGTTGTTGATATGGATAACAATAACGTTCAAAAGTTTGATAGCGAAGGTAACTTTCTGTTTAAATGGGGTTCAATGGGTACTGGTGATGGTCAATTCATGCATCCTCATACTATAAAATTGGATTCTGTAGGTAACTCCTACGTAAGTGACATGGCAAACTTTAATATTCAAAAGTTTGATAGCGAAGGTAACTTTCTGTTTAAATGGGGTTCAATGGGTACTGGTGATGGTCAATTCAATGCTCCCGAAGGCGTTGCCATAGATTCTTTGGACAATATATACGTCACAGATACTGATAACAATAACGTTCAAAAGTTTGATAGCGAAGGTAACTTTATCTCCAAATGGGGTATTACTGGTGAAAATGAAGGTCAATTCAAGAAGCCAGCTGGGTTGGATATAGATAAAAATGATAATATTTACGTAGTAGATGCTGGCAATAGTCGGATTCAAAAGTTTGATACCGAAGGTAACTTTCTATCAGCATGGGGATCTAAAGGACCAGGGAATGGGCAATTGGCAAGTCCGCATGATGTTGCCGTAGATTCTGATGGGAACGTTTACGTGGTTGAGCAGCTGAATTACAGAGTTCAAAAGTTTGATAGCAATGGTGAATTCTTGTCGACTTGGGGATCCCAAGGAAGTAATAATGATCAATTTCTTGATCCTCATAGCATCGTGGTATCATGA
- a CDS encoding SDR family NAD(P)-dependent oxidoreductase codes for MNSFYSIKERFYNSNWLIIALRSVQRVLVTGGAGFIGSHIVDELLKRGFETFVIDDFSSGKLYNLKNNLLNPRLHVLPGDISQIHNIMKDIEEIDVVFHEAAIASVTESVRNPEKVFYSNVRSTMKVIDFCLNSGVKKIIFASSSAVYGDLSNDVLNEDLACKPTSPYGASKLSVENYLHSYWKTYGLKCVSLRYFNVYGPRQSNNEYSGVITIFIDRLINNQSPIIYGDGSQTRDFVNIQDVVYANMLSMESNNAVGEIFNVGTGIPTSILDLVQIARNTVGKDEINPTFTDARAGDILQSLSDISRARNLLAYNPKINLQDGLESFVRAYSSSSLISA; via the coding sequence TTGAACAGTTTTTACTCTATTAAGGAACGTTTTTATAATTCGAATTGGCTAATTATAGCTTTGAGATCTGTTCAACGAGTTCTTGTAACTGGGGGCGCCGGATTCATCGGAAGCCACATTGTAGATGAATTACTAAAAAGAGGTTTTGAAACTTTTGTCATTGATGATTTTTCTAGCGGCAAATTATATAATTTGAAAAATAATCTATTAAACCCAAGATTGCATGTTCTGCCTGGAGATATTTCCCAAATTCATAACATTATGAAAGATATTGAGGAAATAGATGTTGTATTTCATGAAGCTGCAATAGCGAGTGTCACGGAATCAGTTCGAAATCCTGAAAAAGTATTTTATTCAAACGTACGATCCACAATGAAGGTAATCGATTTCTGTCTGAATTCTGGTGTAAAAAAGATTATTTTTGCTTCATCCTCGGCAGTCTATGGCGATTTGTCTAATGACGTATTAAATGAGGATTTAGCGTGCAAACCGACTTCTCCTTATGGCGCTTCAAAGTTATCTGTCGAAAACTACCTTCATAGTTATTGGAAAACTTATGGTTTAAAATGCGTTTCCTTACGTTATTTCAATGTATATGGTCCTAGACAAAGCAATAATGAGTATAGTGGAGTAATAACAATTTTTATCGACAGGTTGATAAACAATCAATCCCCTATTATTTACGGAGATGGATCCCAGACAAGGGATTTTGTTAATATCCAAGACGTGGTTTATGCCAATATGCTATCAATGGAATCTAACAACGCTGTGGGTGAAATTTTTAATGTTGGAACCGGAATCCCTACATCAATTCTAGATCTAGTTCAAATTGCAAGGAACACCGTCGGTAAGGATGAAATTAATCCTACGTTCACTGATGCTCGTGCTGGAGATATTCTACAAAGTCTTTCAGATATATCAAGGGCGCGAAACTTATTAGCGTATAATCCAAAAATAAATCTCCAAGATGGGTTAGAAAGTTTTGTGAGAGCATACTCATCTTCATCGCTCATTAGTGCATAG